From the Telopea speciosissima isolate NSW1024214 ecotype Mountain lineage chromosome 9, Tspe_v1, whole genome shotgun sequence genome, the window ATGGTCTAATAAAGTTATCTTAAGGGTTTTGGCTTGATTTGGGAAGGTTGGAGTATAGGAATTAGTTTAGTGGTAAAATGGTCCTTTTTGCCTTGCCATCGCCACAAAAGCCAGTTGGACATCCTCTCCAAGATGTCAGAATGTAGTGTCTACACCAGAGTACGTGAGGCCTAACCTTAACTATAAACCAAGAATGTTGTCCTTCCAAAATATAATATTGGTATCTAAAAGTAACATAAAACACTTAGAATTGTATATGGATCTCTTATCTTATAGAAGCAAATGAGGCCACTCTGATTTGCTGgtttctaatatttttttttctaatcgaACTCTGTGTATGCCACAATCGATCAGTATCTTTCTTTAAAGTTTCTGTGAGAATATTTGGAGATGATTTCTAGACTTTTTGGTATTAATTAACTCTTTAATACAAATAATCAAAACTTTTACAATCAATGATTTATTAACTTACCTAAATTTAATCAATTTGTAGTTTGACCCTactttttttgaaattttatattcttttttagcTAATCAAATCTACATTTAGTAAAATGTACATAGGACGACAAAAactttgaaatttcaaaatctgattaaaaggaaatgaaatcaaTATTAAGTAAGAAACTATTAGTGGGTATATTATTAAGATGCTTATTGTATAAGGTCTAAATAATTTTAATAACAGAGATATTAATTGATACCAAAAACGGAGCAAAAATCCTATCTAGATTTTGTCTTATATAAACTTGTGGGAAAGACACTCATTACCTAGGGgttggatttttaaaaaggaaaacagatAGGACAAAACCAACCGATCCAAGTGATTCTCATCTATTTCCATAGATAAGATATCCATATCTTGTGGCTTCAGCCTTTTTGAGTCATGTGGAGGTTTCATTCTAATATTGGACCATGGTTGGGAGGGTTCTCCCATTGACtaacctttttcttttaataatgcTCCAATTGAATAACCATGTGTTAAGATCATGGTCACATCCGTATCGTGTGCCTAGTGAATTAAAATTTTATGCTTGCATTTACACTAGCCGAATGAAGTTACCTCAAAACTACCACAGTTGAATTGCAAATCAAAATTCAACATCCATATATCTATTTAGGAGAATTAGATAGGACTTGAACTTTCCAAATTTAATGATGGTGATATGACTGTCTATAAAATTTGAGTGCCAACAAAGCCACCACATTAGATGTATTTTTTTATGCAGAGAAGGAGTCTCTCCATAGAGGGCTATAAAAATAactacataaatatatatagttaCTATGAAAATTATGTTTTAAGTGAAATCTATTTATTCGACCATAAAGGAAAGTGAAGCCAGCTGTCCTTCTTCATTCCCTtaattattttctgttttaaaattattttctcATTTCCTTCCCCAAAATGCCAAGTAGGACAGTTAGGAGAATAGTTGCCCTAACTATTTCTCTTTCAAGGACCATTCCGCTTTTAAGGAAGGTGCTTTTcccccaaaattttgaaaaggaTCTATTATAATCTTCCCTCAAATTAGTTTCATTCCATTGAAAATTTAAATATATATCTTTTAACAATATAGAAtgaattaatatttttttttggtgatagcATTCAACAAATCATTAAATTTGGGGTGATGTGTCTATTTATTTccaattttaataaatataccaaccaagcaatgttctttgtttttcaattgTAGATAAAATTGAGTTTCCATACACGTTTCTTTACTTCAAAGATTTTAGCACGCACATTAATTGAATTCTCTATATAAAACCTTCCTTCTCCATAAACCATCCATAAGAGATTTGGATTTCAATGAAGAATTCTTGCAATTGAGATTCTTTGGGTATATATTGTTGTCccccttcttttcattttcctctaATAACCAAGAAGGAAGGTGTCTAGTTGACAAAATGATCAACCTAAATTAAGGATACTATAATCGCCTACTTATAGTGGTGGTAAATGTTACTGTTGCCAAACTACTTAGCGGAACGATAAAAGTCGCTAGAAAGAgatgtatataaaaaaaaattcacggCGGTAAATATTATCACTGTTATAACACAAGTATCAAAGCAATAATAGTAGAACTATTGGGAAAGTTTTGGTGGTGGTAGAATATTACAACCATGGTTCGAAGAATCGGTAATGGATCGACCGATTCATATGGTATCGATAGAGGTCAATACCGATTCCTCGCCGATCCCAAATCAATACAGACCAATggtaaaaatgtaataaaatctcatttttaaagaaaatcaaGGCGCATTCTAGTTTTAAGGAAGGTGCTTTCCCCCAAAATTTTTGAATGGATAggatatattataaactttccTCAAATTAGGTTTCATTCCATTtaatatgtatttatatatatattcattttcaaagAAAATCAAGGAGCATTCCAGTTTTAAGGAAGGTACTTTCCCCAAAAATTTTGACTGGATAGGATCTATTATAATCTTTCCAAAAATTAGGTTTCATTCCatttactatatatatatatattaaaaatctAGAATGAATCAATATTTTCCTTTGTTGTAATAGTATTCAACAAATCATTAAATTTGGGGTGAAGTGTCTATTTATTTCCAATTTCATTATTATACCAATCGAGCAATGTTATTCGGTTTTTTATTATACATAGAATTGATTTTTCATACATGTTTCTCTACTTCCAAGATTTTAGAATGAACAACTTAGCTATATAAAGCCTTCCTTCTCCAGGCCTAAACCATTCATATGCGATTTGGATTTCAATGAGGAATTGTTGCAATTGAGAGGGTCACTATtcttatccccccccccccccccttttatatTTTCCTCCAATGTTTGATATTAGTATCATTTGTGTTCAATCATCATTTTTGTTGCTCTTTATAATGTTAGAATGTTCTATCAATGCATAAGTGTAAGCAATTGCTAGTTTGTAAATTCAAGAAAATGCATATGATATTAGGGTCTTTTCAATTGGTATCTTATATAAAAGTATTTATATTGATATATTGTTTCTCTtgttactttttattttattagtgagAAAGATATTGACTACACGAACAAACATTGAAGCAAGATAAGATATTATAAGATGTCCAATAACCAAGAAGGAAGGTGTCTAGTCGACAAAACTAATCTACCTAAATTAAAAGAAACCATAACTGCTTAGTTATAGTGGCGGTACTtagtggaaaaataaaaattgctggaaagatatatatatatataaaacataaCTTTTCGTGGTGGTAAATATTAACACTGTTATAACACAATATCAAAGCGATAATGGTAGAATCGTTGGGATAGCTTTGGCGGCAATAGAATCAGTAACAGATCGGTTGATTCGTATGGTATCAATAGAGGTCAATACCAATTCCTGGACGATCCCGAATCGGTATAGACCAATGGTAAAATGGTAATAAATctcatttttaaagaaaattaggGGTAAATCCGTCCGATCTGGATCGATATTGGCCGAGAATGATACCGATGCCGATACTGATGCCGATACTGAGTACTAAATCCATGATTACCATCGCTACATATTCCcatcagtaaaaaaaaaaaaaaacatccctTAAAAGTTTGATATAATAATTTACTATATCAGTTTTGGCGGCGGTAAAAAATACCGCTGCTAAAATTCATATTCTATAGTGGTATTATAGTGTGGCTTCAGCCATTTTGAGCCATGTGGTGGTCTCATTTTAAAACTGGTCCATGGTTGGGAAGGTACTCCCATTGATAAACCACGTGTCCAACTCATGTTCACATCCCTATCTTGTAGTGATATGGTAGTAATAACAGAATTCTTAAGTATAGGCCAAATCAAACTATGTTTATCTCTACCCTCCCTTTTTTATAATATTTGTAAGATATCAGTGACATTCTCATCATAATTAAAATTTATCTAATAATAATACTTTCATCTTGCCTCATAATATTATCAAGTACTAAATCACTAAGTTTGAGGTTGAAAGTACTACATATCAGATTTAAAATGCAGAAGTAGGAATCCAATAACATTTCTAGATTGCGAAATATTATCACTTATCACTTTCTTTCTCAATCCAACCCATAAGAATGCTTATAAATTTTAGAGCCTTTAGAACACTACTTTAAGAAGAAAGATGCACTTTTACGAGAGAAGATGGATAGAGTCtatgtttaatattttataGCTCAAAAGATTTTAATCAAGGAGAATCCTGTGAAAAGTCTTATTcaagaatgaaaatttttacaAAAATTCTCCTTAATTCCCAATCAACTCTTAACAATCGGTTCCAAATCTATCGCCAACTAATTAGGTGAATTTGGGCATTATTATCTTCTTTGTCTCTTTGGAATATCCTATCAAGTTGTCAATCTCTGGAGCAATGCAAAGAGAAATATGTAAATAGAATAAATCATAATAAGAATTAAGGTAGACATTAATTTCATATTGCAATAGACTATTATGGAATTTTTAAGACTTAAACTCATTCTCACCTTATTAATAAGAGGAGTGAAGCTCTTTTCTTAGATTCCCAAAGAGAATTATCTTTCAATGTTATTGAGATTGGTTGACGTTTTTTTCCACAcatctccttttgttttttctttcaatcatTTTCTTGTAGATAATTTTTTTCTAAATGATTGAAACATCTAGTCagattttaaacaaaaaattactcACTAGCTAGAAATATTTATGTATAGAATGAGATTTAACATTCctaatttataaaaaattttcagACCAAGTATTTATTTAGGGAAGCATCACATTATCGAACGCATCTTGTCTTAGCCTTAGTAATGCTCAAAACTAGTTTGCCAAGCAGCCTGGTTCAATATTGCAAGACAGCTTTGTGGGTGTAGCCCATTGTAAAGAAGATATAAAAGCACATGTTTCTATACTCTAGCGTTAGACCTCACTTTACTTGGTTAAATGTGGTATTAAAGGCTAGGTGTGACACTAACCACCAAAACCCATCATAGCCCTCTGTTTTTTCGGATTATGTCCAAGAATGGCCTTATTAGGACAAACAGACCTAACGATGGGCTTGGGCTTGCCCATGAATCTCATGATGTAAAACATGTATTATTAATATAAAATGGACTATTTCATGTTATTCCTCTAGTTTGcgttatttaattattatgcTAGTGTATTGTACAATTAGTACACGATGGTCTTTCATATTGCCTACTTCCTTGATGAAGAATCCTTTTTTATTCtcattaaatttatttttgctCAGGAATTTATTTTAAGAGTaggaatgttctaaaatatgGCAAATGCATtactagagaagagatggaggattACTCTTTCCAAAGGATTAAGAAGCACGAATAAGCAATACAATCGGATCAATGACTTACCAGGTGTGCATATATAATGCTGATCAAAGAAAGAGATAGTCTCAGGGACCTCCTTGGGCGACAGCAATAAGTGTTATTGCAGTCCATAGAAATATCTCTTCTATAATGACGTTAAGGGATGCAACTAACCCCAGAAGGAGAATAGCCACTCTTACTAGTTTGAAACAAGCAAAGGTAAAAGGATTAAGAAAATTTTTTTGCATGCCTTAACTAATATGAAACTTTTACAAGCAGTTGAGGTAAATAATCTTCTGTTGTAGTTCAATCAATGATGCTGACTGAAGAAAGAGATAGTCTGAGGAACCTCCTTTGGCGACAGCACCAGGTGTTATTGCAGTCCATGGAAAGATCTCTTCCATAATGACTTTCAGGGATGCAAATCAAAAACCCCGAAGGAGAGCCGCTACCCCACTCCCCCCAACGAAGGAATCCCACAATCCATGATAGGAACAGAGACCCTGCACCCAGGTCCTAATCTTTACATTGCTCATATTCTCTGTcctgaaaaaacaaaataaattcaaTTCTCTATATCCCCcccttgttttttgggttttaaatttgAGCTTTGTGATATCTTCTATATTTTTCTCTAAATCTCTTCTGCCAAAAAATGTATCTTTGAAGATGGCACAAGTCTCTAAATATGATCTGAAATTGTGTGAACTTGTTATTTAAAACAACCACATGAAGCAAAGAATAGCCACTCTTACAAGTTTGAAACATTGTAAGGAAGGTAAAAggtaaggaaattttttttgtatgcCTAACATAATATGAAACTTTTACTAGCAATTGAGGTAAATAATCGTCTGTTGTAGTTCAATATATGATGCTGACTGAAGAAAGAGATGGACTGAGGGACCTCCTTAGGCGACAACAACAAGTGTTATTGCAGCTGCAACCATCAATGTCATTGCAAGAACTGTTCTAGCTACAATCTGGATGAAATTTTAAGATTGTAGATGacaacgtttttttttttttgttgggggggggggggggttagagTTATGTATTGAAAGTATTTTGGGAACTAATTTAGTTGCTGAAATCCAGAATCCGGAGCTACAAAAATGAATAAGTGATCCTATAGTCTTAGGGATCCTCCCTGAGAAGCCATTACCACTCATATTCAGAACCAGCAGACCCTTCACGTCTCCAATGTTGGAAGGAATTTCACCAGATAATCTATTGTCACTCAAGTCCAAAGTAGTTAGATTTCTCAACCACATTAGCTCTTTTGGCACGTTATTACGCTGGAATGAGACCTGAGAAGGAGTTTCTCCCAAGAGACTGacctattttacccttttagttcAGTGATCGTTTTACCCTTTCCGAGCCATATACAAAACCAGAAAGCGGAGAATGGAATTAGGGTGTTTACCAGATTCGGCTTTGTGAAATCAAGCGTTAGggattgggtttgggtttggggttgtggTTGAATGACCGTAATCGGAGTTCGAGTCGGAGTTGGGTGTGGATTTAAGTTTACGGTTTGAGACTGATGcggagcagaggaagaagaataagaaaaggaaggagaaggtcCTCGACGAAATCAAGCATGGCCGGTTCGATTCAGAAGCATGGCCATCCCTTTAAAatacaaatttctttttctaaaaatgaaagaaattttcCTTAAAAAGAGTGAAAAGAGATAggtggagagaagagagagtacCAGTGTCTGCAACACTAGCAATCTTAGAAGGTGGGCAATGGCTGTCCATTCTTACAGTTGCAGAAGCGTTGTTCAAGCTTAAAATCGGAAGCATCTTCAATTTTCTCTCTTGAAAATATGTGAGATCTAAAACTGTGCATCACCGTGGAGCAATGCacggtttgggaatttctaccACTAGCACCACCACTGGCGTTGATTCTCCTATGCGTAGTTCAccggagaagaaagggataggTTAAGAAGATGGAAATGGAATGTTATTTGGGGGAGAAGGAtacataagggtaaaatggtccatgagaaaaattaagggtaaaataaGGTTTTTGAAAAGTTTAACTAGTTTACACTTGACGGTAACGGTTTATTTATAAGTGGTCCACAAATTTAGGGGTACACATAAATATTTAAATAGTCAAACTAGGGgatgttttgttattgtttcaaactacaAGAAGGGTGAATGTAATTtgctcaaaaaaataaaaaaaaataaacaagacCATATTTGAAAACGGGGAAGAAAAAATTGAAGAGACATTATGGGCTCACAGAtccaaagagaagagagaagaagaagaaaagttaaTAGCTTTACCTAGGTTTTCAACGAAAAGAGAGAATTGGATGCAGTTGGCTCTAGATTCCACcgtcattaaaaaaaaacaaccagcATCAACAGCAATGGCAATAAAAACAATACCACATGAgcgttaggtttttttttttttttgaattcgaAATCTGAATTTTTCTGAGCAAATTGTTCCGAAGTAAATAACTAGTCTACGGTTTTGGGTAGACTCTGCTCCACAGTAGTAAATAACTAGTCTAGGTTTTTGGCTTCCATGGTGTTCGCTACTAAGATACCAACAACTCATTtttcccaatcgattttgggaaagatgagttgtagatttttgtgtgttttttttctttcttgcaagggcatttttgttaGTTCACCTCATGTTTTTAACATTATTAGCCATAAACTAACGAAAAGGGaggcatgtgttaacttttgGGAACTTagggggtatgcagaatttttgAAAATCGGTAGAATTGTTTGATTATACTTATGTGATATCTCAGGGGTGTAatgtataaatttaaaaaaaaaagaaatatcaacgattttttttgataataaaatataatgattGACAACTGCTCAGCTCAGTTGGTGAgtcgtggtgcgcttcatgcccatgctcaccaagaggatCTTGAAGTATATCAACACgattcaaatttgaaaggaTATCAAGCAATTTGATAGAATGGCAGCTCATCAGGCGTCTTCGTCATCCTCTTCTGGTTCGAGTTATGAAGTGTTCTTGAACTTTCACGGCGAAGACGTTCGCACCAATTTCGCCGACCACCTGTACCATGCGTTGGTTGGGGCTGGAATTCGAACTttcagagaagaggaagaactcTGCAAGGGAAACGAGATTTCCCCGGAGCTACTCGCTGCAATCCAGCAGTCAAGAATCTCCATTCCCATCCTCTCGATGAACTATGCTTCGAGCAAATGGTGTCTCAATGAGCTAACAAAGATATCTGAATGCATAAGAACAATGAATCAGATCGTCTTGCCCATTTTctacaaaattgaaccaaaggATGTGCGAAACCAGACCGGGAATTACGCAAAGGCCTTTGCGAAACACCAGAAGCGTTTTGACAAAAGAACCGtgcaaaaggggaaaaatactcTGCAAGAGGTTGGAAAATTGAATGGATGGCACGCGAAGATAGAGACGTAAGTCCAACAGTTCCATTTTGGTTCCATATTTAATGGTTAACATTTTCTATATTTCCTCACTATAAAGTCATAAAGTTGTAACAACTTGCTGTCCTCGCTTGTTGTCATCTAATTAGGTCATATTTCGCCTATATTCTTGGATTGCATTTCATTGAGTTGTTGCATCAGTGTCAATTTCCATCAACAAAACTTAAAACTTTGGGCTCACTCTTTGATCAAATGCAATCATGTTGTATAGAATTGCGATTTATTGCTAAGCAGACGTGCTGAGATATTTCCATTCATGTGATTGGTTTGCTTTAGTTATATGATAGAGAGAAACTTTTGAATGGATAACAAATGCAATACTTGATTAATAAGTGGAGCAATGTTAATGGTCCAGTGGCTGAGAGTTTGCACTCATATCTGTCATGTGGCAAATTAGATGATGTTAAAATTTTGTAGATaggtagaccccaaggtccCATACACATATTTGAAGTTTCATCCAAACCGAGTTTTTCCATGTGGCAGAAGGGTTAATGGATTACCAATAGGATGCATTGACATGCATGCGAAGCTAATTATTGaatttgaggctgaaatttgacaaggGGATAATCGAGACCTTTCTATAGAAATTCAAAACCTTTCTGCATAGCACAAGTAAATGCACAAACCAGGAAAATCCATTGTATAGAAATCCAAAGGCTTTCCGCATAGCACAAGCAGATGCACAAACCAGAAAATTTTCCTCAATACGCTGGTCCAAAAATCTTTTTAGcttaacaacaacaataattacCAAACTACACTGCTAATTTATGACCTGACAGACAAGCCCATCCTTCTATCTGtatctttttttcccccttcttttctctctctctctctctctctctctctctttgtgatTGACCCGATCATCTGCCCTCTGCTCCAATAAGATGACCCCTGGAACCATGCATAACCAAAAATCCATATCAGTTTTATTCAGATTTTTAAGTATTATGGTATATAAGATGCAGATGTTGATCTCCCAGTTTTTATTGTTGATTTTCTAACTTGAAAATAGCTTTTGTTTTGATAAATTTCTGGTTTACTGTTCCTCCActtaatttgtgattttttgctactcaattaattgatttatttctACATATAAATTGCTATTTAAGTAATATTTTTTATCTAGGAATTTGTGCACATGAGAAAATCCTTTAATTCTTCCCATATTTGTCTTTTGCAGATGTTAACTTTCTAGGGGAGTTGAATGTCCTTAATCTATGTTTTACATATCTTAATTGTTTGTTATGCTAACATGTCATCAGTTCAAACTATTGAGAATTTTTAGCACATGTATTAAAAGAGAATTTAAAGggttttaataatttttttcctttattggTTGAATCTTTACATAGACCAAATGAAATTGTGCATATATTGATTATACACATAGCATGGTTCCATTTTCAGCATAACTTTGTTGATGTTGCAATATCTTTAATGTATGGGTTTAATTGTTGACAAGAGCCCTCTAGTTTTCTTaatgttctttgtttttttttttttccaattttttactTGTTGAGTTGGGCATACTAAGTTGTTTAAGAAAGCACGATTACTATTTCATGATTGGTGAAGAACTAGCTGTCAAATGGTAGTACGCCTAAGAATGCTTCTTCTTGCACTCTGTTGTAATgtaatgggtacaagggtaattCTAtcctaggggtattattgtcatttGAATCCATTCTAGAATGTttctgttgtaatatgggttcaggggtagaatagtcataagggtatttctgtccttgtactcattccagaatgttattctttttattataaataaagatggctgtAGTCTCTCTGACttaagccagtattcacggaattccacatggtatcagagccaaaaatattccgggaatatgggaattaaaatttttttcctttttctctttctctcttctccttcacgaTTTTGACCTAAGGCCAGCCACCACCGCCAGCCCTCCGCCACCACTGCCCAGCCCTCCTCTCCCTTTCGCCAACCCCCGTAGGTCTCTCAACCTCTTCCGCCACCACCGCTAGCCCCTGCAGGGTCTTCCACCTTCTTTCGCCACCACCGCCAGCCCCCGTAGGGCCTCCCACCCTCTTCCGCC encodes:
- the LOC122639283 gene encoding disease resistance protein RPV1-like is translated as MAAHQASSSSSSGSSYEVFLNFHGEDVRTNFADHLYHALVGAGIRTFREEEELCKGNEISPELLAAIQQSRISIPILSMNYASSKWCLNELTKISECIRTMNQIVLPIFYKIEPKDVRNQTGNYAKAFAKHQKRFDKRTVQKGKNTLQEVGKLNGWHAKIETYEGKLVKEVVKTVWSTLNKRLLTVSKKLVGIQSHVKEMLMRLDIESDNRKIVGIHGLGGVGKTTVARAVCETILSHFEGFRFIENV